The Desulfobacterales bacterium genome contains a region encoding:
- a CDS encoding SPOR domain-containing protein: protein MKKKGVFLTIVVVLVLLAVYGIWHYSPLRYLTQSPSEGDHSRAGTKKRSQPVIVSKKILPQPEIKQQTDELPPPLVALKQMNPGQTSEPDKSQIRIEVPAAAETNRPQEVPASDKKPQQVTPEMQAKAPQVASNNDQPTKLAPSRTVAPAKPSKPLLTKKQVASARQEAYHPYSIMLSSCRLPQSARKIVSDYKKAGLTPYVVKVKFQSGDEWLRVLTGHYQTRRDALKAKKDLRLSGAIVKRTPYTNLIGTYTSQNQLQADLQKIKKLGYSPYFLETASGELKLVVGAFVTEEGAENLQAELQAKGIQSTVVNR from the coding sequence ATGAAAAAAAAAGGCGTGTTCCTAACCATTGTCGTTGTATTGGTCCTGCTGGCAGTTTACGGCATCTGGCACTACAGCCCGCTGCGCTACCTCACCCAATCCCCATCCGAGGGCGATCACTCCCGAGCTGGCACAAAAAAAAGAAGCCAACCGGTAATCGTTTCCAAAAAAATTTTGCCGCAACCGGAAATTAAACAACAGACAGACGAACTGCCCCCACCCCTGGTTGCATTAAAGCAGATGAACCCCGGGCAGACATCTGAACCGGATAAATCACAAATTAGGATCGAAGTCCCGGCTGCTGCGGAAACAAACCGCCCCCAGGAAGTGCCTGCCAGCGACAAAAAGCCGCAACAGGTGACACCCGAAATGCAGGCAAAGGCTCCGCAGGTGGCATCCAATAATGACCAGCCGACAAAACTGGCGCCATCGCGGACCGTAGCGCCGGCTAAACCTTCCAAGCCGTTGCTGACCAAAAAACAGGTGGCTTCAGCCAGACAGGAAGCTTACCATCCGTATTCCATCATGCTGTCCAGCTGTCGTCTGCCGCAAAGTGCCCGCAAAATCGTATCAGATTATAAAAAAGCGGGTTTGACGCCTTATGTCGTGAAAGTCAAATTTCAAAGCGGTGATGAGTGGCTGCGGGTTCTGACCGGCCACTACCAAACCCGCCGTGATGCACTAAAAGCCAAAAAAGACCTCCGGCTCTCAGGTGCCATTGTAAAGAGAACGCCGTACACCAATCTCATCGGCACCTATACATCTCAGAATCAATTGCAAGCCGATCTGCAAAAGATCAAAAAGTTGGGGTATTCGCCTTATTTTCTCGAAACAGCGAGCGGAGAGCTGAAACTGGTGGTCGGTGCGTTTGTCACCGAAGAAGGTGCTGAAAACCTGCAGGCGGAATTACAGGCCAAAGGCATACAAAGCACGGTCGTCAACCGCTAA
- a CDS encoding hemerythrin family protein, with protein sequence MEIEWESNFETGNDIVDAQHRYFVDLINRVAINFRETDDGAYKDRLVSELRKYADFHFTSEENIATSYRLTGIAGHHQRHVELLEEFNHHAADLKNGQLTVDSFLDFLTDWFIGHTVYEDQKLFHSNFA encoded by the coding sequence ATGGAAATAGAATGGGAATCTAATTTCGAAACCGGCAATGACATCGTCGATGCACAGCATCGCTATTTTGTCGACCTTATCAATCGAGTTGCCATAAACTTCAGAGAAACCGATGACGGTGCTTACAAAGACAGGCTGGTCAGTGAACTCAGAAAATATGCGGATTTTCATTTTACCTCTGAAGAAAATATTGCCACCTCTTACCGGCTGACGGGGATCGCCGGTCATCATCAGCGGCATGTAGAGCTGCTTGAAGAATTTAATCATCATGCAGCTGATTTAAAAAACGGGCAACTGACAGTGGACAGCTTTCTGGACTTTTTAACGGATTGGTTTATTGGCCATACTGTTTATGAGGATCAGAAGTTATTTCACTCGAATTTTGCATGA
- a CDS encoding SOS response-associated peptidase: protein MCGRFVGYRQLDELQQFFPIDRANCDVAANFNVAPTQEILAIYTYEGENWLDRFHWGLVPFWAKDPSIGNRMINARAETIAEKPSFKNAFKKRRCLIIADGFYEWKGTKGQKQPMLITLPDKKPFAFAGLWEIWYKNKQAPAYRSCTIITTEASASIREIHHRMPVILKPEVYRDWLNPQYQNTENLKHILAVERLTELTSYPVSKQVNFARNNDLSLLDPIK from the coding sequence ATGTGTGGCCGCTTTGTAGGATATCGTCAACTGGATGAGCTGCAGCAATTTTTCCCCATTGACCGCGCCAATTGCGACGTGGCCGCCAATTTCAATGTGGCGCCGACACAGGAAATTTTGGCGATATACACCTATGAGGGCGAAAACTGGCTGGATAGATTCCATTGGGGGCTAGTGCCGTTTTGGGCCAAGGACCCATCCATCGGAAATCGCATGATTAATGCCCGTGCTGAAACGATTGCCGAGAAACCGTCCTTTAAAAATGCCTTTAAAAAGCGCAGGTGTTTGATCATTGCCGATGGTTTTTATGAGTGGAAAGGCACCAAGGGGCAAAAACAACCGATGTTGATCACGCTGCCGGATAAGAAACCTTTTGCATTTGCCGGGTTGTGGGAGATCTGGTACAAAAATAAGCAGGCGCCAGCTTATCGGTCATGTACGATCATCACAACGGAAGCCAGCGCATCGATACGCGAAATTCACCATCGAATGCCGGTAATACTTAAACCCGAGGTTTACAGGGATTGGCTGAACCCGCAATATCAGAATACAGAGAATTTAAAACATATTCTGGCAGTGGAACGCCTGACGGAATTGACCAGCTACCCGGTATCAAAGCAAGTCAACTTCGCGCGCAATAATGACCTCTCGCTTTTAGATCCAATTAAGTAA
- a CDS encoding efflux RND transporter permease subunit codes for MILNRYALKRQITVLALLVVIVIAGLYCYVSLPRESFPDITIPYVFVTTTYEGVAPADMEELITIPIERKLKGIDDVEEIRSTSAEGLSTVAIKFLPSVDLDDALQKVRDKVDQAEGDLPADLQDDPVIKEVNFSDMPVIRVVLSGPFSLRRLQNLAEDMQDRLESIPGVLEARLTGGLEREIHVEFDLDRVRAYNVPFSSIVGAVNNSNVNMPGGSMDIGEAKYLVRVPADFGHPSEIFSIVAYVRDGKPVYLRDIATIKDAHKDPLTRSRINGKNSVTIGVLKRSGENIVRVTEEVKRVVDDMRPELPQTLQIDLTADQSNDVRLLVADLENNIISGLILVLAVIFFFIGGQSAIFVALAIPYSMFITFALLTGFDVTLNMVVLFSLILALGMLVDNGIVIVENIYRHMQQGKNRAEAAAAATDQVAWPVITSTLTTLAAFSPMLFWPGIMGEFMGYLPMTLIMALSASLFVALVINPVLSARYQKIKTGPPAKNPKIREPRVKQVYLFLLKWSLQHRWVVITVAVVLLIGAALAFFFFGKGTEFFPETEPRRAYVNIKMPEGTNLDASDRLVAQIEKIVAEYEDIRYVISNIGAIGGDPFSQGGTGTHISRVVLDFKDFHDRSRPSSEIVKEVRQRILSAIHGAEVQVEKEEEGPPTGPPINIEIFGEDIYLLGELAARARKVIKDIPGLVDLKDNFVKGKPEIRVRVDKEKAALMGLDTYTIAYTVKSAINGVKAGVYREGKDEYDIMARLPKRDRQSIKSLKRITVSGPEGEPIPLTSLAKVNLGSGIGAIMRLDQKRVVTISGDVSGRLANDVIKDIDARLSQQIDWPKGYRFQFTGEQEEQAKAQAFLSKAFFACIALIMLILLTQFNSLVTPLIILASVVFSLIGVFLGLLITGTAFGIIMTGIGVISLAGVVVNNAIVLIDYINQLMAKGLSSTEALLRAGAVRFRPVMLTAITTILGLLPMATGISFDFRKMALDIGGESSQWWGPMAVAVIFGLGFATLLTLILVPVLCSLVHSFRKQWAA; via the coding sequence ATGATTCTGAATCGATATGCACTCAAACGGCAGATTACCGTTTTGGCGCTGCTGGTGGTCATCGTGATTGCCGGGTTATACTGCTACGTTTCACTTCCGCGGGAATCTTTTCCGGATATCACCATTCCTTATGTATTTGTGACCACCACCTATGAGGGGGTGGCACCGGCCGACATGGAGGAGCTGATCACAATTCCCATTGAGCGCAAACTCAAAGGCATTGATGATGTCGAAGAAATCCGCTCGACTTCCGCTGAGGGGTTATCCACGGTCGCCATTAAATTTTTACCCTCGGTTGATCTTGATGATGCCCTGCAGAAAGTGCGCGACAAGGTTGACCAGGCCGAAGGTGATTTGCCGGCTGACCTGCAGGATGATCCGGTGATTAAGGAAGTCAATTTTTCAGACATGCCGGTAATTCGGGTCGTATTATCGGGACCATTCAGCTTGCGGCGTCTGCAGAATTTAGCCGAAGACATGCAGGACCGGCTTGAATCCATTCCCGGCGTTTTGGAAGCGCGCCTGACAGGCGGCCTGGAACGTGAAATTCATGTGGAATTTGATCTGGATCGCGTGCGCGCATACAACGTGCCTTTTTCCAGCATTGTCGGTGCGGTCAACAACAGCAATGTCAATATGCCCGGCGGCAGCATGGATATCGGCGAAGCCAAGTACCTGGTGCGGGTGCCGGCGGACTTTGGGCATCCATCTGAAATTTTTTCGATTGTGGCCTATGTGCGGGACGGCAAACCGGTTTATCTGAGGGATATCGCCACGATCAAAGACGCCCATAAAGATCCGCTGACCCGCTCCCGTATCAATGGTAAAAATAGCGTCACTATCGGGGTTCTCAAGCGCAGCGGTGAAAACATCGTACGCGTCACCGAAGAAGTCAAACGGGTGGTCGACGATATGCGGCCCGAGCTGCCGCAGACCCTGCAAATTGATCTGACGGCCGATCAGTCCAATGACGTACGACTGCTGGTGGCAGACCTGGAAAATAACATCATATCGGGACTGATCCTGGTGCTGGCAGTCATTTTCTTTTTTATCGGCGGCCAGTCCGCTATTTTCGTGGCCCTGGCCATCCCCTATTCCATGTTTATCACCTTTGCGCTCCTGACCGGCTTCGATGTGACGTTGAATATGGTGGTGCTGTTTTCATTGATTCTGGCGCTGGGGATGCTAGTGGACAACGGCATTGTCATTGTCGAAAATATTTACCGCCATATGCAGCAGGGCAAAAACCGCGCAGAGGCAGCCGCTGCGGCAACCGACCAGGTGGCCTGGCCGGTGATTACGTCCACCCTGACCACCCTGGCGGCTTTTTCGCCCATGCTGTTCTGGCCGGGTATTATGGGCGAGTTCATGGGGTACTTGCCCATGACCCTGATTATGGCCTTGAGTGCTTCGCTGTTTGTGGCGCTGGTGATCAATCCGGTGCTGTCCGCCCGTTATCAGAAAATTAAAACCGGCCCGCCCGCCAAAAACCCGAAGATCCGCGAGCCACGTGTTAAACAGGTTTATCTGTTTTTGCTCAAATGGTCTTTGCAACATCGCTGGGTGGTCATCACGGTGGCGGTTGTCTTGCTGATTGGCGCTGCCCTGGCTTTTTTCTTTTTCGGAAAGGGCACGGAATTTTTTCCCGAAACCGAGCCGCGCCGGGCGTATGTTAATATCAAAATGCCGGAAGGCACCAATCTGGACGCCTCCGATCGGCTGGTGGCCCAGATCGAGAAAATTGTGGCTGAATATGAAGACATCCGTTATGTCATATCCAATATCGGTGCCATCGGTGGAGACCCTTTTTCCCAGGGCGGCACCGGGACCCATATCAGCCGGGTGGTGCTGGACTTCAAAGATTTCCATGATCGCTCCCGACCTTCGTCGGAAATTGTCAAAGAGGTACGGCAGCGGATCCTAAGCGCCATCCATGGGGCGGAGGTGCAGGTGGAAAAAGAAGAAGAAGGCCCGCCCACCGGACCACCGATCAATATTGAGATTTTTGGAGAAGATATATATTTACTCGGTGAACTGGCCGCCCGTGCTCGCAAAGTGATCAAGGACATCCCCGGTCTGGTGGATTTAAAGGATAATTTTGTGAAGGGCAAACCGGAAATCCGTGTACGGGTGGACAAAGAAAAAGCCGCCCTGATGGGATTGGATACCTATACCATCGCCTATACGGTAAAATCGGCCATCAACGGGGTTAAAGCCGGTGTTTATCGCGAGGGCAAAGATGAATATGATATTATGGCGCGTTTGCCCAAACGCGATCGTCAGTCCATCAAGAGCCTGAAGCGCATCACAGTTTCAGGCCCTGAGGGTGAGCCGATACCTCTGACCAGCCTGGCCAAGGTGAACCTGGGCAGCGGAATTGGTGCAATTATGCGCCTGGATCAGAAACGGGTGGTCACCATATCAGGCGATGTATCGGGGCGCCTGGCCAATGACGTCATCAAAGACATCGATGCCCGCCTGTCTCAGCAGATCGATTGGCCCAAAGGATATCGTTTCCAATTTACCGGTGAACAGGAAGAACAGGCCAAGGCCCAGGCTTTTTTGAGCAAGGCTTTTTTTGCCTGCATTGCCCTTATTATGCTCATCCTATTGACCCAGTTTAACTCGCTGGTTACCCCGCTGATCATTCTGGCCTCGGTGGTGTTTTCCCTGATCGGTGTATTTTTGGGCCTGCTGATCACCGGCACGGCGTTTGGTATCATCATGACCGGCATCGGTGTCATTAGCCTGGCGGGGGTCGTCGTCAACAACGCCATCGTGCTCATCGACTACATCAACCAGCTGATGGCCAAAGGCCTGTCATCCACCGAAGCCCTGCTGCGTGCCGGCGCGGTGCGCTTCCGGCCGGTGATGCTTACCGCCATCACCACCATTCTGGGCCTGCTGCCGATGGCCACCGGCATCAGCTTTGATTTCCGCAAAATGGCCCTTGATATCGGCGGTGAGTCCTCCCAGTGGTGGGGGCCTATGGCGGTGGCTGTGATCTTCGGTCTGGGATTCGCCACCCTACTGACGTTGATCCTGGTGCCGGTGCTGTGCTCTCTGGTGCACAGCTTCCGCAAACAGTGGGCAGCATGA
- a CDS encoding TetR/AcrR family transcriptional regulator, with protein sequence MKNNSGIKAKTPNARQRVLETAIGIFAEKGYAGTSVREIAEQAGVSKPMLYYYFKSKEGLFLAILEMAEDLQKHLLAEVLDSKGDVLERLLMLYRRVYEEVEAHRSLYKMIHGLIFGPPQGTPNYDFTRYHGHMIEAIRKIYQKGIAQDEVRKSVDDEVALLVLSVIDFCLHMDQVKPQSADPQRPERLLRLAFQGIQKETVN encoded by the coding sequence ATGAAAAACAATAGTGGAATAAAGGCAAAAACACCCAATGCGCGCCAGAGGGTGCTGGAAACAGCCATCGGTATTTTTGCCGAGAAAGGCTATGCCGGAACGTCTGTGCGCGAAATTGCCGAGCAGGCTGGCGTCAGCAAACCGATGCTTTATTACTACTTTAAAAGCAAAGAAGGGCTTTTTCTGGCCATTTTGGAGATGGCGGAAGATTTACAGAAACATTTGCTGGCCGAAGTGCTGGACTCGAAAGGCGATGTATTGGAGCGGCTGCTGATGCTTTATCGCCGAGTTTATGAGGAGGTTGAAGCGCACCGCAGCCTGTATAAAATGATTCATGGTCTCATATTCGGCCCCCCTCAGGGGACACCCAATTATGACTTCACACGCTATCATGGTCACATGATCGAAGCCATTCGCAAAATTTATCAGAAGGGGATCGCCCAGGATGAGGTCAGAAAATCGGTCGACGACGAGGTGGCCTTGCTGGTGTTGAGCGTCATCGACTTTTGTTTGCACATGGATCAGGTAAAACCCCAGTCCGCAGATCCACAGCGTCCCGAACGATTGCTGCGACTGGCATTTCAAGGAATTCAAAAAGAGACGGTAAACTAA
- a CDS encoding tetratricopeptide repeat protein, with the protein MTTNTEANNSYINGMFAFLKNNYDESIKHLTQAIDSDPEHTLAYMSRGSAYFRSDHLHEAIADFDRAIQLNPDLARSYHLRGLAKERQGKDADAIVDFEKAIELDPEYGAAYYSRATLHTKMGNEDLAVDDIKMVEFLTNKNIESFANDNNVWRSQQMRLESLTAGEIDR; encoded by the coding sequence ATGACAACTAATACAGAGGCCAATAACAGTTACATAAACGGTATGTTTGCTTTTTTAAAAAATAATTACGATGAAAGCATTAAACATTTGACACAGGCTATCGACTCCGACCCGGAACACACACTCGCCTATATGAGCCGGGGCTCGGCATATTTTCGCTCCGATCATTTGCATGAAGCCATTGCTGATTTTGATCGTGCGATCCAACTAAATCCCGATCTGGCGCGATCCTATCACTTGCGCGGTCTTGCCAAGGAAAGACAGGGAAAAGATGCCGATGCCATAGTTGATTTTGAGAAAGCCATTGAGCTGGATCCCGAATATGGTGCAGCCTACTATAGTCGCGCAACGCTGCATACCAAAATGGGAAATGAAGATCTGGCCGTGGATGACATTAAAATGGTAGAGTTCTTGACGAACAAGAATATCGAATCGTTTGCAAACGATAACAATGTCTGGCGATCGCAGCAAATGCGTTTGGAATCATTGACGGCCGGTGAAATCGACCGCTAA
- a CDS encoding GNAT family N-acetyltransferase: MKINERKNQKISKNDGIMLVRTIRRSDRPHIAALQTESWQDSYADVLPESYLTDQLAEDLKRYWGTVQIKPEDIVMVAEAAEVIGFIAIWCRPEPFIDNLHVKPSQRSRGIGSMLMASAARQMIQQGHNTAYLWVVESNTQAIRLYQRLGGTCTDRNLKDLFGHAVPNIKIEWSDISTLLNSL, translated from the coding sequence ATGAAAATTAATGAAAGAAAAAATCAAAAAATAAGTAAAAATGACGGTATTATGCTGGTTCGAACTATCCGACGCTCAGATCGACCACACATTGCGGCGCTTCAGACCGAAAGCTGGCAAGACAGTTATGCCGATGTCTTGCCTGAGAGCTACTTGACGGATCAGCTTGCCGAAGACCTCAAGCGCTACTGGGGCACGGTGCAGATCAAACCGGAAGATATTGTAATGGTTGCCGAAGCTGCGGAGGTTATCGGATTTATTGCGATTTGGTGCCGACCTGAACCGTTTATCGACAATTTGCATGTCAAACCGTCTCAAAGGTCTCGGGGCATCGGCTCAATGCTGATGGCGTCGGCCGCTCGCCAAATGATTCAGCAAGGCCATAACACCGCATACCTTTGGGTGGTGGAAAGCAATACACAAGCGATCCGACTTTATCAAAGGCTCGGTGGCACCTGCACAGATCGGAATTTGAAGGATTTGTTCGGGCATGCCGTACCCAATATTAAAATCGAATGGTCCGACATCTCCACTCTGTTAAATTCACTATAA
- a CDS encoding DMT family transporter produces MNSHQWGLLTILSLFWGGSFFFVEIALRDFQPFTLVFLRIAIATVFLVGAVYLGGKKLPVSLKTWMGYILLGLLNNAIPFTLIAWGQTRIESGVASILNATTPIFTVLLAHFLTADERLTFSKILGVVVGFMGVYLMMKPELSDGFSWRGLGQAAVLLAALSYGFAGIFGKRFKNIPALVNSAGMLLCSTVIMLPLAIIVDAPFGIQPSIEAIAAVLGIAVVSTAAAYLLYFHLLAAVGATNVLLVTFLIPISALLLGVGVLGEDIRLAEYAGMGCIFLGLIIIDGRVMGWLPKKRPSAVDGDLSLSNRCPHVKRSSES; encoded by the coding sequence ATGAACTCACATCAATGGGGACTGCTAACGATCCTATCACTTTTCTGGGGAGGTTCCTTTTTTTTCGTAGAAATCGCATTACGCGATTTTCAACCATTTACGCTGGTATTTCTGCGGATTGCCATTGCCACTGTATTTCTGGTTGGGGCTGTATACCTTGGCGGCAAAAAACTGCCGGTTTCCTTAAAAACATGGATGGGATACATTCTGCTAGGGTTGCTTAACAATGCCATACCTTTCACCCTCATTGCCTGGGGACAAACCCGCATTGAAAGCGGCGTTGCATCGATTCTGAATGCAACAACCCCGATTTTTACAGTTTTGCTGGCCCATTTTTTAACCGCAGATGAACGCCTGACCTTTTCCAAAATATTGGGGGTTGTCGTCGGTTTTATGGGCGTTTATCTGATGATGAAACCCGAGCTGTCCGATGGATTTAGCTGGCGCGGTCTGGGGCAGGCAGCGGTGCTCCTTGCTGCACTCAGTTATGGTTTTGCCGGAATCTTCGGCAAGCGTTTTAAAAATATTCCTGCCCTCGTCAATTCTGCCGGCATGTTGCTGTGCTCAACTGTCATTATGCTGCCACTGGCCATCATCGTCGATGCACCCTTTGGGATTCAACCTTCCATTGAGGCTATCGCGGCCGTTTTAGGTATTGCCGTTGTCAGCACTGCGGCGGCCTATCTTCTCTATTTTCATTTGTTGGCCGCCGTTGGCGCCACAAATGTGCTGCTGGTGACATTTTTGATTCCCATCAGCGCGCTTTTGCTGGGGGTCGGGGTCCTGGGTGAGGATATTAGACTGGCCGAATATGCCGGCATGGGTTGTATCTTTCTGGGGTTGATCATTATCGACGGCCGTGTGATGGGGTGGTTGCCAAAGAAGAGACCATCAGCCGTGGATGGAGATTTATCTCTATCAAACCGTTGTCCGCATGTGAAAAGATCTTCCGAGAGCTAA
- a CDS encoding efflux RND transporter periplasmic adaptor subunit: MQTKRLLTLLVFLLWFGFLTYGCDDKAGSATTENHINQPEAVAVSIVNITAEPIRDVIFLPGTTEAWQDVQVSADTAGRIEWMGPNEGDLVQKGDLLVKIDVSALKAAMAHAEAQYQLADDLYQRRRRLFKRKIIAQEELDQSATQRKLAATDLQQIKVKYNHGFPRSPINGIINHLYVDTGEFIDTGKPIADIINIDRIKINVRVPELDIRFVLQGQKTPVKIDAFPARKLNGTIDFVAFKADPATKTFLVRTIVENPFADIRPGMIARVAFVRRMIPDALLAPLFALVDKGGERIAFVEKDGIAQSRTVDIGVIEGDRVQITSGLNPGDHLIVRGQTEIEDGMRVRVQ; this comes from the coding sequence ATGCAAACCAAACGACTATTAACACTTCTGGTATTTTTGTTGTGGTTCGGTTTTTTAACTTACGGTTGTGATGACAAAGCCGGTTCAGCGACAACTGAAAACCATATAAACCAGCCAGAAGCAGTTGCGGTTTCGATTGTTAACATCACGGCAGAACCGATACGGGATGTCATTTTTTTGCCGGGAACAACCGAAGCCTGGCAGGACGTCCAGGTGTCAGCCGATACAGCCGGCCGCATCGAATGGATGGGGCCAAACGAAGGTGACCTCGTCCAAAAAGGCGACCTGCTGGTCAAAATCGACGTTTCGGCCCTCAAGGCCGCAATGGCCCATGCCGAGGCCCAATATCAATTGGCTGATGATCTTTATCAACGCCGCCGGCGACTTTTCAAGCGCAAAATCATTGCCCAGGAGGAACTGGATCAAAGTGCCACTCAGCGCAAATTGGCAGCCACCGACCTGCAGCAGATAAAGGTCAAATACAATCATGGTTTCCCGCGTTCGCCGATCAACGGTATCATTAATCACCTGTACGTCGATACCGGTGAGTTCATTGATACCGGCAAACCGATTGCCGACATTATTAATATCGACCGTATTAAGATCAATGTGCGCGTACCGGAACTTGATATCCGCTTTGTGCTGCAGGGCCAAAAGACACCGGTCAAGATTGATGCTTTTCCCGCTAGAAAGCTCAACGGAACAATCGATTTTGTGGCCTTTAAAGCCGATCCGGCCACCAAAACATTCCTAGTCCGCACGATAGTCGAAAATCCATTTGCCGACATCCGCCCCGGGATGATCGCCCGGGTGGCTTTTGTGCGCCGCATGATTCCGGACGCATTGCTGGCACCGCTGTTTGCACTGGTGGACAAAGGCGGCGAACGTATAGCGTTCGTCGAAAAAGACGGTATCGCGCAATCGCGAACCGTTGACATCGGCGTCATTGAAGGCGATCGCGTTCAAATAACCAGCGGTTTAAATCCCGGCGACCATCTGATCGTCAGGGGCCAGACTGAAATTGAAGACGGCATGAGGGTGCGTGTGCAATGA
- a CDS encoding PilZ domain-containing protein: MDRLNHLKSRKDARLVFRRNQEVAVRCLTNTCNFDGHIKNVSSSGIFITTNQHLPIGEEIAVSFSFPDSGNHVKATGKVARVTNSGIGVEIQVYFKEKDSPFKKSTKSRKKQPQLVFLDSTSPPE; the protein is encoded by the coding sequence ATGGATCGCCTAAATCACCTCAAATCCAGGAAGGATGCACGGTTGGTTTTCCGAAGAAACCAGGAGGTCGCCGTGCGCTGCTTGACCAATACCTGCAATTTTGATGGCCACATCAAAAATGTCAGTTCTTCAGGAATATTCATAACAACCAACCAGCATCTGCCCATCGGTGAGGAAATAGCAGTTTCTTTCAGCTTTCCCGACTCCGGCAATCATGTCAAGGCAACCGGAAAGGTCGCCCGGGTTACCAATTCCGGAATCGGTGTCGAAATACAAGTCTATTTCAAAGAAAAAGACAGCCCGTTCAAAAAATCGACAAAAAGCCGCAAAAAGCAGCCTCAGCTGGTATTTTTGGACTCAACCAGCCCACCCGAATAA
- a CDS encoding putative quinol monooxygenase, which yields MIYVIATIELKPNSRENYLTILQNNVPKVKAEAGCLGYEPAVDIDSGLAFQSAIREDVVTIVEAWESLEHLVAHLKTPHMLAYRDAATPYVQQVSVRVMTPA from the coding sequence ATGATATATGTCATTGCCACCATTGAGCTAAAGCCGAATTCGAGAGAAAATTATCTGACGATCTTGCAGAACAATGTGCCCAAGGTAAAAGCTGAAGCCGGCTGTTTGGGATACGAACCGGCCGTTGACATCGATTCCGGTTTGGCTTTTCAAAGCGCCATCAGAGAAGATGTGGTCACCATTGTCGAAGCCTGGGAAAGCCTCGAGCATCTGGTGGCCCATCTCAAAACGCCGCATATGCTTGCCTACCGGGATGCGGCCACACCGTACGTTCAACAGGTTAGCGTTCGGGTTATGACGCCGGCCTGA
- a CDS encoding MerR family transcriptional regulator has protein sequence MRNKRKIHPIGFVARQTGLSAHVIRAWEKRYGAVQPGRTATGRRLYSESDIQHLQLLQQACQRGHRIAQLSELDDNTLSDIIGSAAADTGPIETFQTQLTTPEELLQACQTAVDNLDELAFEAALGQAAVVLTRPRLFEEVVIPLTIEIGERWSRGELKIINEHMASSILVSFLRDMLSVYRPLLPMPKIVVATPANHWHELGALMAAIIAAEAGWGVFYFGPNLPAEEIAAAAVHKNALAIALSIVYQDAERQTLREIKKLRRYVTEQVAIIVGGSGLQSCAAALKQLNVLYPHNISDFRNILDKLS, from the coding sequence ATGCGTAACAAGCGCAAAATACACCCGATAGGATTTGTTGCGCGGCAGACCGGATTGAGCGCGCATGTGATCCGCGCCTGGGAAAAACGTTATGGTGCAGTGCAGCCGGGTCGCACCGCGACCGGTCGCCGGTTATATTCTGAAAGCGACATCCAGCATTTGCAGCTTCTGCAGCAAGCTTGCCAGAGGGGGCACCGCATAGCGCAGTTGTCAGAATTAGACGATAATACACTGTCGGATATTATCGGCAGCGCTGCTGCAGATACCGGGCCGATTGAAACTTTTCAGACCCAGCTGACCACACCCGAAGAGCTCCTGCAAGCGTGCCAAACGGCTGTGGATAACCTGGATGAGTTGGCGTTTGAGGCCGCTTTAGGCCAAGCTGCCGTCGTGCTCACAAGGCCGCGGCTTTTTGAAGAAGTGGTCATACCCTTGACGATTGAAATTGGTGAGCGCTGGAGTAGGGGTGAGCTCAAAATCATCAATGAGCACATGGCCTCATCAATTCTGGTTTCTTTTTTGCGGGATATGCTCTCTGTCTACCGCCCGCTGCTGCCGATGCCGAAAATCGTCGTTGCAACCCCGGCAAACCACTGGCATGAACTGGGTGCGTTGATGGCTGCCATCATCGCTGCAGAGGCCGGGTGGGGTGTGTTTTACTTTGGGCCCAATCTGCCAGCCGAAGAAATTGCAGCTGCTGCCGTACACAAGAATGCGCTGGCAATTGCGCTCAGCATCGTTTACCAGGATGCTGAAAGACAGACCCTGCGCGAAATAAAAAAATTACGTCGATACGTGACCGAACAAGTGGCCATCATCGTCGGCGGAAGCGGTCTGCAATCATGCGCGGCAGCATTAAAGCAACTGAACGTCTTGTATCCGCATAACATATCCGATTTCCGCAATATTTTAGACAAATTGAGTTGA